The Ornithinimicrobium faecis genome includes a window with the following:
- a CDS encoding SGNH hydrolase domain-containing protein: MTAIAVGALAMSAWPASAQDEEFDPFTHGTNTVRGDSWLDPQTGPDTQTPTGISWPLSEVNEDPDYYDWGCHVTAQADSTPIGCVINPEGSTDVVVLGSSYAGQWMPAILEIADREDWAVTIHTKTWCDFQPGRAITNPSPYPECDRFNTKVLELLRQDVPDIILTSHYDPSAGPHLTRVYRDLIARGVEDVVGIWNSSGTFAEEGPGLTKAAWCVRDIQFDDYTGDYTTCHYGKGSETDQGNRAMQLVDTGLDDFHYVPLQDWMCPPDSTVAPRCPAVIGRVVPWRNGAHLTNEWTHSMTNPLHAALHQDGVTETGP, encoded by the coding sequence ATGACGGCGATCGCCGTGGGGGCGCTGGCGATGAGCGCGTGGCCCGCGAGCGCGCAGGACGAGGAGTTCGACCCGTTCACGCACGGCACCAACACCGTGCGCGGCGACAGCTGGCTCGACCCGCAGACCGGCCCCGACACCCAGACGCCGACCGGCATCAGCTGGCCGCTGTCCGAGGTCAACGAGGACCCGGATTACTACGACTGGGGCTGCCACGTCACCGCTCAGGCCGACAGCACACCCATCGGTTGCGTGATCAACCCCGAGGGCAGCACTGACGTGGTCGTGCTCGGCTCGAGCTATGCCGGGCAGTGGATGCCAGCCATCCTGGAGATCGCGGACCGCGAGGACTGGGCAGTCACGATCCACACGAAGACCTGGTGCGACTTCCAGCCGGGGCGTGCGATCACCAACCCCAGCCCCTATCCGGAGTGCGACCGCTTCAACACCAAGGTGCTGGAACTGCTGCGCCAGGACGTCCCCGACATCATCCTCACCTCGCACTACGACCCCTCCGCGGGACCACACCTGACCCGGGTCTATCGCGACCTGATCGCCCGGGGCGTGGAAGACGTGGTGGGCATCTGGAACTCCAGCGGCACGTTCGCCGAGGAGGGCCCCGGCCTGACCAAGGCCGCCTGGTGCGTGCGCGACATCCAGTTCGACGACTACACCGGTGACTACACGACGTGCCACTACGGCAAGGGCAGTGAGACCGATCAGGGCAACCGGGCCATGCAGCTGGTCGACACCGGCCTGGACGATTTTCACTACGTCCCGTTGCAGGACTGGATGTGCCCGCCCGACTCGACCGTTGCCCCGCGCTGTCCCGCGGTGATCGGACGGGTCGTCCCCTGGCGCAACGGGGCCCACCTGACCAACGAGTGGACGCACTCGATGACCAACCCGCTGCACGCTGCGCTGCACCAGGACGGGGTCACCGAGACGGGTCCCTAG
- a CDS encoding ArsR/SmtB family transcription factor — MDSNTPGEIAASAVEHSRAAMSEWVSTFELFADPTRLKIMVAVHAAPEASVSEIAAATGISANTVTQALTTLQNASVVSSRKDGRYRRWRLTDDAAHQVLHHMNAPHTPLHPDH; from the coding sequence GTGGACAGCAACACGCCGGGTGAGATCGCCGCGAGCGCGGTCGAGCACAGCCGTGCCGCGATGAGCGAGTGGGTCAGCACGTTCGAGCTGTTCGCTGACCCCACGCGGCTGAAGATCATGGTGGCCGTCCACGCGGCTCCGGAGGCGTCGGTGTCCGAGATCGCGGCGGCCACGGGGATCTCCGCCAACACCGTCACCCAGGCGCTGACCACGCTCCAGAACGCGAGCGTCGTCTCGTCCCGCAAGGACGGTCGTTATCGGCGTTGGCGACTCACGGACGACGCGGCCCACCAGGTGCTGCACCACATGAACGCGCCGCACACGCCGCTGCACCCGGACCACTGA